CGATGAATACAACGCCCAGTATGTGGGCGGCGATGAGGACTACGACATCGCGGTCATCAAGATCGAGGCCTCCGGCCTGCAGGCCGTCACCCTGGGCGACAGTGAGAAGCTGAATGTGGGCGACCGGGTTCTGGCCATTGGCAACCCCCTGGGGGACCTGACGTTCTCCATGAGCGGCGGCATGGTCTCCAGCGTGAACCGCACCATCAACGTGGACGGCACGCCCTTCAATATGATCCAGACCGATACCTCCATCAACCCCGGCAACTCCGGCGGCCCGCTGCTGAACGGCTACGGTGAGGTGGTGGGTATCGTGTCCGCCAAATACTCCAGCTACGGCAGCTCCGGCGAGAGTGTGGAGGGCTTGGGCTTCGCTATCCCCATCAATGACGTCATCAGCATGATCCAGGACATCATGACCAACGGCTATGTGAGCAACAAGGCCTATCTGGGCGCCACCATCGGCACCCTGACCAGCGGCATGGCCCAGCAGTACCGCTATGATATCAGCCAGGGTGCCTTCGTATACTCTGTGGAGGACGGCAGTCCGGCGGCTGCGGCGGGCCTGCAGTTGGGCGACGTTATCACCGCCATCGACGGCACGGAGATCACCTCCCTGGAGGACCTGACCGCCGCCAAGAAGGGCTATGCGGCCGGCGATACCTCCACACTGACCGTCTACCGCCAGGGTGAGACCATCACTCTGGAGCTGACCTGGGGCGCCGTGTCTGCCGATCAGCAGTCCGCTGTGCAGGGCCAGACGGAGCAGGATCAGAACACCCAGAACGGCGGCGGGTACACCAATCCTTACGACCTCTTCGAGTACTTCTTCGGCTGATGGCGGGAGACTCCCGCAGCCAGAAATAACTCTGCGGCCCGGTGGCGGCTCTGCGGCAGATGCTGCGGAAGGGCAAAAAGCCGCCGGATGCGGCGGGCGGCGGAGATTTCAGATAGAACGAAAAGGGCGCACCGCGGAACCGCGGTGCGCCTTTCCAGTATGGAAGCGGCGTCCATCGAAATGGACGCCGCTTCCGCACTGAATAAAAATGAAGGGAGAGATGGAAAGCAGAATCATTTGGAGGCAGGCTCCTCCTCTTTAGCAGACTGCTTGTTTTTGTGGGCCTTGATGGAGCTGTTGATGCAGCCCAGCGCCAAGACAGCAACGATTGCGAGCATCACATAGCCGCCGACTTCCATGAGAGGACACCTCCTTCCCGATTCGGATTCGAGGATTTATTTACGAAAAGTTGTCATGAATATAAAAATATTAACGGATTCTTAACGACCTCTTAACGATATCTTAGCGCCAATGAGCCAAAAAAGCAAGCCCCTTTTCGGAAAAATTTTTTGCGCTTTCCGAAAGGGGCTCAGTCCAGAAAATATCCCAGGGAGGCAAAGACCTCAGACAGCCGCTGGGGGCCAGAATCTCGATCCTGCGGTAAGACTGGCGGAGGATGCCGGCCTCCCGAAACTGTTTGAGGATGCGGGTGACGGAGACACGGCTCATACCGGTGATGGCCGCGATCTGCTCGTGGGTGTACGGAATGGAGGGACCGGAGCTGGCGCAGCAGGTGTGCAGGAAATAGGCCACCCGCTTGTCATCCTCCAGAAAGTGGGAACAGCAGATATAGTCGG
This DNA window, taken from Dysosmobacter welbionis, encodes the following:
- a CDS encoding S1C family serine protease, with the protein product MYNDEHNLYHYTYRKDGSEAEAHPAPQPGPVQDHNSGPQQPVQEMKPVKKNRIGLKVTALALCCALLGGAVGGGIVWGVGRSGDETSVNVSGRTVSQVALKTVDGKTAMSDAEVYAANVNSVVSINVTGTNSNNFFGQPVQTASSGSGFILTTDGYIVTNYHVVEDAQTVKVTLYNGDEYNAQYVGGDEDYDIAVIKIEASGLQAVTLGDSEKLNVGDRVLAIGNPLGDLTFSMSGGMVSSVNRTINVDGTPFNMIQTDTSINPGNSGGPLLNGYGEVVGIVSAKYSSYGSSGESVEGLGFAIPINDVISMIQDIMTNGYVSNKAYLGATIGTLTSGMAQQYRYDISQGAFVYSVEDGSPAAAAGLQLGDVITAIDGTEITSLEDLTAAKKGYAAGDTSTLTVYRQGETITLELTWGAVSADQQSAVQGQTEQDQNTQNGGGYTNPYDLFEYFFG